The Candidatus Wallbacteria bacterium genomic interval CCTGGATCGGCGGCGGTGTCGCCGGCACTATCGAGCTTCTGTCGAAGAGCCTGCGCAGCGGAGGGATCATCCTCATCGGAGAGCCCTACTGGCGGTTGCCTCCGACCGAGGAAGTCGCCAGAGGATGTCAGGTCCACGCAATCTCCGACTTTCTCACGCTTCCGGAACTTCTCGCGTCTTTCGGCCGCCTTGGCTGTGACGTCGTTGAAATGATGATTGCTGACCAGGACGGCTGGGACAGATACGAGGCGGCCAAATGGCTCACCATGCGGCGATGGCTTGAAGCCAATCCCGGCGACGAGTTCGCAAAAGAGGTTCGAGCCCAACTGACCTCGGAACCCGGGCGCTACGCCGCTTACACCCGTGAATACCTGGGCTGGGGTGTGTTCGCGCTGATGCCGCGGTGATGCAATGGAGCATCCGGCTGGAGAACGGGGGAAATCCGGAGAAAATGCAGTTAAAATTATTGAAGCAATTTCACCATCTCGTCAACCTTGCCCTCTTCAGGAACGCCCTTGCCGCGGCAGTCATTCCTGAATAAATCCAGAGCAGTTCTGCCGCGGTTGTCTTTCAGCCGCGGATCTGCTCCTGCATTCCTCAAACATCTCAACATCTCCAATGAGCGATCCATCAGTTGAACATCCCGGCTTTCGCTGCCTCCCTGCCATCTGCTGGCGAAAAATACCACCAGATAATGCAATGGTGTCCAGCCTGCAATGCCGGCGTGATTGACGTCCGCACCATCTGCGATCAGCTTTTCAGCCTGTTTCACTCTGTCGGCCTTGTCACAGAATTTCACTGCCTCCATCAGCGGCGTAATACCGCTGTAATTGGTAGAATCAGGCAAGAATCCTGCTCTGACAAGCATATCTATGTATTCGGAATTGCATCTCATCAGTGGAGAGGATTTGTAAATTGTGCCGTCTTTCATTGGCCTGCCCTTATCGTCTGCCATGAGTTCCGGCATACCTATCTCCAGAAGATAGCGCACCAGGTCTTCGTGTCCCCCTTCACTAACCGCATCTGCCATGATTATGACAACATTTTCCTTCAGGTTATAGCCCTTTTGTTCCATCATTCTGGCGACTTCCGGACTGGGGCATGCCCACAGCAGATCGCGACCTTCATTATCTGTGATTTTGATCCCTTCCTGATTCAGGCATTTATTGACCAGAGCGATTTTCCTTTCATTGGACAGTCCCTTTTCACGATTGAGAAAATTCAGAACAGAAGAAAGAGACAGATCCTTCTTCACAGCTGTCTCATCACCTTTCTGAATCGACACCTTGCAGCATGATTGCAGGAATTCCCGGCAATCAGCCTCAGGGTGCATTTCCAGCACATTCTGCCCTCCAGTGTTCAAAGCATCCGGATCGGCTCCATGGCTGAGCAGGAGTTTCAAACCCTCCGGTTTTAGATTTTTGTTGAACAGGGGCGTGTTTCCCTGGTCATCTCTGGCGTTGACGTCAGCCCCTGCTTCGATCAGGGCTGATATTGCGCCGGGATCAGTGACTGTGT includes:
- a CDS encoding class I SAM-dependent methyltransferase produces the protein MDIPRIFNITESAHRIHNPITPDKLAALGAALRLESGTSVLDLGSGSGEMLCTWARDHGIVGTGVDMSPLFTGQAKLRAVELGVADQVRFIHGDAAGYVSDELVGVAACVGATWIGGGVAGTIELLSKSLRSGGIILIGEPYWRLPPTEEVARGCQVHAISDFLTLPELLASFGRLGCDVVEMMIADQDGWDRYEAAKWLTMRRWLEANPGDEFAKEVRAQLTSEPGRYAAYTREYLGWGVFALMPR